TCTCCGGGATCAGCACCACATCGCTGCCGCTGGCCACGCCGGCGGTGAGGGCGATCCATCCCGCGTTGCGGCCCATGAGCTCGCAGACCATGACGCGGTGGTGGCTGTCGGCGGTGGAGTGCAGGCGATCCAGTGCGTCGGTGGCGGTGGAGACCGCGGTGAGGAATCCGAAGCTGATCTCGGTGCCGACGATGTCGTTGTCGATCGTCTTGGGAACGCCGATGATGTTCAAACCTTTTTCCACGAGGCACGAGGCGGCGCTCATGGTGCCGTCGCCGCCGATGACGATGATCGCGTCCAGGCGGTGGCGCTTGGCGGTGGCGACGCAGCGGTCGGTCATGTCGCGGAAGACCGGAGCCCCGGTGTGGTCGTTGCCCACGTGGTATTTGCGCGGATTGCAGCGGTTGTTGCTGCCCAGGATGGTGCCGCCGCGGACCAGGATGCCGGCCACGTCGCGCGAGGTCAGCGGCCGGACGCGGTCGTCGATCAATCCCTGAAAGCCATCCTCGATGCCCGCCACCTCGATGCCGTACTGCAGGATGGCCGTCTTGGTGACGGCGCGGATCACGGCGTTCAGGCCGGGGCAGTCGCCGCCGCCGGTGAGCACGCCGATCCGGCGAATGTTCTTGGGAGGTGTCATGGCAAGGCGTCAGATCGTATCGATCTTTTGCCCGCGCGATGGACGCGATCCTCCGCGGCATCGCTACCATTCGTGCCATGACGCACGCGACGCCACCCGCGAATCCGGATTCCTCCGGCGGCGGCGAGGAGATCCATCCCTCGCAGCTCGAGGCTGCGCGCCGCGCCAAGCTGGAGCGCTACCGCGGCGAGCTGGGAGTCGATCCCTTCGGCGGCCGCACCGAGGGTTTGGTCTCGCTGAGCGAGGCCCGCACCGCCTTTCAATTGGAAGCCCAGACGAATTTCGAGAGCGACACCGCCAAGGCCAAGGCGGATCCGGCGCACAAGATCAACGACGCGCGGCCGCGCCGCAAGGTCGCCGGTCGCGTGGTGCAGCACCGCGACTTGGGCAAAATTGTCTTCTTCTGGCTGCGCGACCACACCGGCGACCTGCAGATCTCCATGAGCAAGTCCGCCGCGGAGGCGAAGTCCTTCGAGATCACCAAGGCCCTGGACTACGGCGACATCGTCACCGTCGAGGGACCGGTCGGCCGCACCCAGAAAGGCGAGATCTGCATCTGGGGCACGCACGTCGCGCTGCAGTGCAAGAGCCTGGCCCCGCCGCCGGGCAAGTGGCATGGGCTGGAGGATGCCGAGACGCGCTATCGCAAGCGCTACCTGGACATGTGGGCGACGCCGCGCACCCTGCAGGTTTTTCAGCTGCGCAGCCGCATCGTCTCCATGGTGCGCCGCTTCATGGAGCGGCGCGGATTCCTCGAGGTCGAGACGCCGATGCTGCAGCCGCTGGCCGGCGGAGCGGCGGCGCGGCCCTTCGTGACCACGCACAACGCGCTGGACATGAATCTGTTTCTGCGCATCGCGCCGGAGCTCTACCTGAAGCGGCTGCTGACCGGCGGCATGCCGCGGGTCTTCGAGATCAACCGCAATTTCCGCAATGAGGGCGTGGACCGCAGCCACAATCCGGAGTTCACCGCCATGGAGGCCTACGAGGCCTTCGGCAACTATGAAACCATGCTCGAACTGACCGAGTCGCTGGTGCACGAGTGCGCCGCCGAGCTCGCCAAGGAGATGCCCGACGTGCCCGCGGGGCCGGTGCTGCCCTTCGGCGAGATGAAGATCAACTACGCCAAGCCCTTCCGCCGCGTGAAGTTCGCGGATCTCTTCAAGGAGGGCTCCGGCATCGACCTCTTCGACGAGAAGGCGGTCATGAGTGAGGCCCTGAAGCGGCACGTGCCCGACGCGTCGAAGCTGGACCACTGGCTGCTGGTGGAAAAACTCTTCGAGATTTTCGCCGAGCCGAAGATCGATCCGCTCAAGCCGACCTTCGTCACCGACTGGCCCAGCGCCGTGAGTCCGCTCACGCGGCCGCGCAAGGATGACCCGCGTCTCTGCGAGCGCTGGGATCTCTTCGTCGGCGGCATGGAGATCGGGCCCGCCTACACCGAGCTCAACGATCCCGACGTGCAGCGAGAGAAGTTCACCGAGCAGCTCAAGGGCGTCGACGAGGAGGAATCCACTTTCCGCACGCTGGACGAGGATTTCCTCGAAGCGCTGAAGGTGGGCATGCCTCCGGCCGGCGGCATGGGTCTGGGCATCGACCGCCTGGTGATGCTGCTGACCAACAGCGAAAGCATCCGCGACGTCATTCTCTTCCCGTTGATGAAGCCGGAGTGATGCGCCGCACGCCCGCGTTGATCCTGTGGTGCGCCGTGGCGATGTTCGCCGCGCAATTTGCTGCGACACCCACCCGTATGGCGGCCGACGAAGCGCCGCGCTGGTACTACATCACCCTCAACGAAGTCCCGGTGGGCTGGTCCTGCTCGCTGACCAAGCCGATCGAGGGGGGCTTCCGCACTGAGTCGCAGACGCGCCTGCGCATGGCGCGAGAGAAGCAAATTCTGAGCATGACCACGACGGCGTGGATCGAGGAGGACGCCGCGGGCAAACCGCTGCGCAGCGGGCAGAGCCAGACCGGCGGGGGTCTTTCGGTGCGCGTGAACTGGGAGTGGGCCGAGGAGGGCATTCGCGAGCGGCGCACCCAGGGCGCGTCGGTGACGGAGAAACTCCTGCCGGCCATCGCCAAGGAAGCGCTGCCTCCCGCGGCGGCGCTGCGGGCGGCGCAGGCGGCGCGAACGGCGGGGAAAAAGGATTTCACGCTGCTTCTGCTGGATCCCGGTCAGGGAGTGCAGCCGGCCGAAGTCCGCTCTGAGCTCGTCGGCTCCGCGAGCGTTCCGGTGAACGGCAAGCCCGTGGAGTGCACGCACTGGAAATCGTCGGGCCCGCTGATCCCGCTGGGCAGCGAGGAGTGGATCGACGCCGCAGGCGAGATGGTGCAGAGCCAGACGCCCACCGGTCTGGGCGTGTTGCGCAGTCTCCTGTGCAGCGAGACCACGGCGATCTCGGCGCTGGACGATGCCAAG
This portion of the Planctomycetota bacterium genome encodes:
- the lysS gene encoding lysine--tRNA ligase, which encodes MTHATPPANPDSSGGGEEIHPSQLEAARRAKLERYRGELGVDPFGGRTEGLVSLSEARTAFQLEAQTNFESDTAKAKADPAHKINDARPRRKVAGRVVQHRDLGKIVFFWLRDHTGDLQISMSKSAAEAKSFEITKALDYGDIVTVEGPVGRTQKGEICIWGTHVALQCKSLAPPPGKWHGLEDAETRYRKRYLDMWATPRTLQVFQLRSRIVSMVRRFMERRGFLEVETPMLQPLAGGAAARPFVTTHNALDMNLFLRIAPELYLKRLLTGGMPRVFEINRNFRNEGVDRSHNPEFTAMEAYEAFGNYETMLELTESLVHECAAELAKEMPDVPAGPVLPFGEMKINYAKPFRRVKFADLFKEGSGIDLFDEKAVMSEALKRHVPDASKLDHWLLVEKLFEIFAEPKIDPLKPTFVTDWPSAVSPLTRPRKDDPRLCERWDLFVGGMEIGPAYTELNDPDVQREKFTEQLKGVDEEESTFRTLDEDFLEALKVGMPPAGGMGLGIDRLVMLLTNSESIRDVILFPLMKPE
- a CDS encoding 6-phosphofructokinase, coding for MTPPKNIRRIGVLTGGGDCPGLNAVIRAVTKTAILQYGIEVAGIEDGFQGLIDDRVRPLTSRDVAGILVRGGTILGSNNRCNPRKYHVGNDHTGAPVFRDMTDRCVATAKRHRLDAIIVIGGDGTMSAASCLVEKGLNIIGVPKTIDNDIVGTEISFGFLTAVSTATDALDRLHSTADSHHRVMVCELMGRNAGWIALTAGVASGSDVVLIPEIPFEFDPVCSFINARMSKGPGFAIVVVAEGAKLKSGEQMVARVDPTSPDPIRLGGIGAFVAQGIEKLCKVETRTTVLGHIQRGGPPIASDRILATHFGYHAILTLMAGGQNRMVVRGNNVFSDVDLLHTVGKQRLVPLDHGLIAAGRAMGTCFGDKVPQVHFSDSKPAVVV